In Paralcaligenes sp. KSB-10, the following are encoded in one genomic region:
- a CDS encoding tripartite tricarboxylate transporter substrate binding protein produces MTPLAKNIARITCAGLAFISATTAMAESTWPKGEPINYVVPYPPGGTTDILGRNIAKLLVDSLGTNVVVENKAGATGTIGSGYVARAKPDGYTMLGTSIGPQSIVPHFLHKLPYDPDKGFEPVILVGTIPHVLVVNADSPYKTLAQLIAAGKADPKALSYASGGAGTVLHMQGELLKLKTGIGAIHIPYKGDTPAIQDVMGGQVTFMFAPIAAAFPQIQAGRLRALAVTSSERLGNLKDVPTMKEAGVSDFVIEQWQGIYVPAGTPENIVMRLNHAINDILKTPKMIDLADKLKITLAGGTPEDLGNRQRNDFEQWGKLIAAAKIHLNN; encoded by the coding sequence ATGACTCCATTGGCCAAAAACATCGCGAGAATAACCTGCGCGGGCCTTGCCTTTATTTCCGCAACGACAGCCATGGCCGAGAGCACATGGCCCAAAGGCGAGCCCATTAACTACGTCGTCCCCTATCCTCCCGGAGGAACAACCGATATTCTGGGTAGAAACATCGCAAAGCTGCTCGTCGATAGTCTGGGCACCAACGTTGTCGTTGAAAACAAAGCCGGCGCAACCGGAACTATCGGTTCAGGATACGTAGCTCGAGCAAAACCGGATGGATATACGATGCTGGGCACTTCCATCGGCCCTCAATCCATAGTTCCTCATTTTTTGCACAAGCTGCCTTACGACCCCGACAAGGGATTTGAGCCTGTCATCCTCGTGGGCACGATTCCGCACGTTCTAGTCGTTAACGCCGATTCGCCCTATAAAACCCTGGCCCAGTTGATCGCGGCGGGCAAAGCCGATCCCAAGGCCCTGTCGTACGCGTCTGGCGGCGCAGGCACGGTTCTCCATATGCAGGGAGAATTGCTGAAACTGAAAACGGGAATCGGTGCAATTCACATTCCTTATAAAGGAGACACACCGGCCATACAGGATGTCATGGGCGGGCAAGTGACATTCATGTTTGCTCCCATAGCCGCCGCATTCCCTCAGATTCAGGCAGGCAGGTTGCGGGCTCTTGCCGTCACTTCGTCGGAAAGACTGGGCAATCTGAAAGACGTACCCACCATGAAAGAAGCCGGAGTTTCCGATTTTGTGATTGAGCAATGGCAAGGTATTTATGTGCCTGCCGGGACTCCTGAAAACATTGTCATGCGTCTCAATCACGCCATCAATGACATATTGAAAACTCCAAAAATGATCGACCTTGCCGACAAGTTGAAAATAACGCTGGCAGGCGGCACACCGGAAGATTTAGGCAATCGGCAACGCAACGATTTCGAGCAATGGGGAAAACTCATTGCCGCTGCCAAGATCCATCTCAACAATTAA
- a CDS encoding tripartite tricarboxylate transporter substrate binding protein yields MLYGMVLSILSVAAATQARAEEYPAQPVKIVVGFSAGGPSDVVNRAFANFAGTRTGKNFIVENKPGANSTIATQYVSQAKPDGYTLLGAATNHTMIPALYGNRIKFDVEKSFIPICTFAKSPTVLVVGPSFPVTGLNDFLAKVRKSPGKFSAASAGVGSSGHFATALFEKIAGVHFNHIPYNGAAPAINALMGGQVDMSFATLASVLSQVGSGRMKILAVASSRRLQSLPDVPTFEEEGIKGYSADAWYGLLAPAGTPQNAIAVLTDYVKAFQADPAARKSLKSLGLESDATCGSAFAAEIKNEVATYTELAKSLGLKN; encoded by the coding sequence ATGCTTTATGGCATGGTGTTGTCGATACTGAGCGTGGCTGCGGCCACACAGGCCAGAGCGGAGGAGTACCCGGCTCAGCCGGTAAAGATTGTTGTCGGATTCAGCGCCGGCGGCCCCAGCGATGTGGTGAATCGCGCTTTTGCGAATTTCGCGGGCACCCGGACCGGCAAGAATTTCATCGTTGAAAACAAGCCCGGCGCCAACTCGACGATTGCCACTCAATACGTTAGTCAGGCCAAGCCCGACGGCTATACCTTGTTGGGGGCGGCGACCAACCATACGATGATTCCGGCTTTGTATGGGAACCGGATAAAGTTCGATGTCGAGAAATCCTTCATACCGATTTGCACGTTTGCCAAAAGCCCAACTGTGCTGGTGGTGGGGCCGTCGTTTCCCGTTACCGGCCTGAATGATTTTCTGGCAAAGGTAAGAAAGAGTCCCGGGAAATTCTCGGCCGCGTCGGCGGGTGTCGGGAGTTCCGGGCATTTTGCGACGGCTTTGTTCGAAAAGATAGCGGGCGTTCATTTCAATCATATTCCCTACAACGGAGCCGCTCCCGCCATCAATGCCTTGATGGGCGGGCAAGTGGACATGTCGTTCGCAACACTGGCTTCCGTGCTTTCACAGGTCGGTTCCGGAAGAATGAAAATACTGGCGGTTGCCTCCAGCCGGCGCCTGCAGTCCCTGCCTGACGTCCCTACGTTTGAAGAGGAAGGAATAAAAGGCTATTCCGCTGATGCCTGGTACGGTTTGTTGGCCCCAGCGGGGACACCCCAAAACGCCATTGCGGTTTTGACGGACTATGTCAAGGCGTTTCAGGCGGACCCCGCTGCCCGGAAGAGCCTGAAATCCCTTGGTCTCGAATCCGACGCAACGTGCGGGTCCGCTTTCGCCGCCGAAATAAAAAACGAAGTCGCGACCTATACCGAGTTGGCAAAGAGTCTGGGGCTTAAAAACTGA
- a CDS encoding acyclic terpene utilization AtuA family protein gives MKGSTTIRLGCGGGFWGDAYDPAAELVASANLDFLCFDFLAELTMAILHRQKSRAPELGYVSDVVPFMSNLATQAREQGTCLVSNGGGANPAAAGRAIADALAQRGLRGTRIGVVSGDDLMDRLDELIADGVPFVNSATGAADLSTIRSRILCANVYAGSEGIIDALAADADIVVTGRVADSALFVGPILQRLGKGYDDPDLVAAAIVAGHIAECAAGCTGGMSSRFDEMPHMGRAGFPIIEFAADGSAIFTKLAGTGGRVDQFTVKEHLVYEIGDPRRYAVPDGVADMTSPRVAELGADRVKVSGSRGTGRPSQYKLLIGYSDGWIGEGLMMFPWPRALDRARKAETTLRERFERMGLVADAIEFSYIGVNTLHGPAAPWPQDDNSNEIGLRVAVRTRTRDEAEKVRRACSHLWIMGPGGTSFGAPFKPRPAISLWPTLIDRELVSHHMEIIES, from the coding sequence ATGAAAGGCTCAACAACCATACGGCTGGGCTGCGGTGGCGGATTCTGGGGCGATGCATACGATCCGGCCGCGGAGCTGGTGGCATCGGCCAATCTTGATTTCCTGTGTTTCGATTTTTTGGCCGAGCTGACCATGGCCATTCTGCATAGGCAGAAATCGCGTGCGCCGGAATTGGGCTATGTAAGTGATGTAGTGCCCTTTATGAGCAATCTTGCCACACAGGCGCGCGAGCAGGGCACATGCCTGGTTTCAAATGGCGGCGGAGCCAATCCCGCGGCCGCCGGCCGCGCCATTGCAGATGCGCTGGCGCAGCGCGGGCTGCGCGGCACCCGCATTGGCGTGGTGTCGGGCGACGATCTGATGGATCGCCTCGACGAGTTGATCGCGGATGGCGTGCCGTTCGTTAATTCAGCGACCGGCGCTGCCGATCTGTCGACGATACGTTCGCGTATTCTCTGCGCCAATGTGTATGCCGGTTCCGAAGGCATCATCGATGCGCTTGCCGCCGACGCCGATATCGTTGTAACGGGCCGGGTTGCCGATTCCGCCCTGTTCGTGGGGCCGATCCTGCAGCGTCTCGGCAAGGGTTACGACGATCCTGATCTGGTTGCCGCGGCCATCGTGGCTGGCCATATAGCCGAGTGCGCCGCAGGCTGCACCGGCGGCATGTCGTCGCGTTTCGATGAAATGCCGCATATGGGCCGCGCCGGCTTTCCCATTATCGAATTCGCAGCCGACGGAAGCGCTATTTTCACCAAGCTCGCGGGTACCGGAGGGCGTGTCGATCAGTTCACTGTAAAAGAGCATCTGGTCTATGAAATCGGCGATCCCCGGCGCTATGCCGTGCCCGACGGTGTGGCGGACATGACTTCGCCGCGCGTCGCGGAGCTGGGCGCCGATCGCGTCAAGGTCAGTGGCAGCAGGGGGACGGGGCGGCCATCCCAATACAAATTGCTGATTGGCTATTCGGATGGCTGGATCGGCGAAGGCCTGATGATGTTCCCATGGCCCCGCGCCCTGGACCGCGCCCGCAAGGCTGAAACAACCCTGCGCGAACGTTTCGAGCGGATGGGGCTGGTGGCCGATGCCATCGAGTTCTCATACATAGGCGTCAATACCTTGCATGGCCCGGCCGCACCCTGGCCCCAGGACGACAACAGCAATGAAATCGGCCTGCGTGTCGCGGTACGGACGCGGACTCGCGATGAAGCCGAAAAAGTACGCCGCGCCTGCTCGCATCTCTGGATCATGGGGCCTGGCGGGACGTCTTTCGGCGCGCCTTTCAAACCGCGCCCGGCCATCAGCTTATGGCCGACGCTGATAGACCGGGAACTGGTGTCCCACCATATGGAGATCATCGAATCATGA
- a CDS encoding amidohydrolase family protein, translating to MHLYSRHYPAVAGAQLNPPDASIDDYRKLQHRLGTDRAVIITPSTYGTNNQSILDGLAILGNSGRGIAVVDPSISMSHLEDLHNAGVRGVRLNLSLGVTSSIDMLELLAEKIGHLGWHIQILMPSRQLVRHKQRLQALRVPLVFDHMGRIDPDHFSDNEAHKAILDLIAARKAWVKLSGAYILSHRGPPSYSDMRELVRTYTQIGPDRLVWGSDWPHASATAGLQPIPDDAHLLDLMADWVNDDQVFEQILVNNPANLYQF from the coding sequence ATGCATCTTTACAGCCGCCATTATCCTGCCGTAGCAGGTGCACAACTGAACCCTCCGGATGCGTCAATAGACGATTACAGGAAACTGCAGCATCGCCTTGGAACGGATCGGGCAGTCATTATTACCCCATCTACCTACGGTACTAACAATCAGTCGATTCTCGATGGGCTGGCCATATTGGGCAATAGCGGGCGCGGTATCGCGGTAGTGGATCCGTCAATATCAATGAGCCACCTGGAGGACCTGCATAATGCAGGAGTGCGAGGGGTTCGCCTCAACCTATCGCTGGGTGTGACAAGCTCCATCGATATGCTGGAATTACTGGCTGAAAAGATCGGACATTTGGGATGGCATATCCAGATCCTGATGCCATCCCGGCAACTTGTCCGGCACAAGCAACGTTTGCAAGCGCTCCGCGTCCCCCTGGTGTTTGACCATATGGGACGAATCGATCCCGATCACTTCAGCGACAACGAAGCCCATAAAGCCATCCTGGACCTGATCGCTGCCCGCAAAGCCTGGGTAAAGCTGTCTGGTGCTTATATTTTGAGCCATCGCGGCCCGCCCTCTTATTCAGACATGAGAGAACTCGTTCGCACTTATACCCAAATCGGACCGGACCGGCTTGTTTGGGGTAGCGATTGGCCCCATGCCTCGGCAACGGCCGGCTTGCAACCGATTCCCGACGACGCACACCTGCTTGATCTGATGGCCGACTGGGTGAACGATGATCAGGTATTTGAACAGATTCTGGTTAATAACCCTGCGAATCTATACCAATTCTAA
- a CDS encoding SMP-30/gluconolactonase/LRE family protein, which produces MFLRTNIEIKDAEVYSSMPGHFRRTGIASEWAHANRGGVPIDSFLEGPVFDADGNLYVTDIPFGRIFKISPDKEWSLVVEYDGEPNGMKFLGQNELIIADYKNGLMKLDLRTKEVVPYLPRRNTERFKGVNDLIFDSKKNLYFTDQGQSGMHDPSGRVYRLRPDGQLDLLISNIPSPNGIALSPDEKVLYIAVTRGNCIWRAPLMADGSVAKVGQFFTSYGPSGPDGLAVDQDGHLIIANPGLGYVWVLNELAEPIEVWRSPLGKSLTNIAFGGLNRKTLYCTESVSGSILTIPMRQPGLKLAV; this is translated from the coding sequence GTGTTTCTACGAACCAATATCGAAATAAAGGACGCCGAGGTCTACAGCTCGATGCCCGGGCATTTCCGGCGAACGGGAATCGCATCGGAATGGGCCCATGCCAATCGCGGTGGTGTGCCCATCGACTCATTCCTCGAAGGCCCGGTCTTTGACGCCGACGGAAATTTATACGTGACCGATATTCCCTTCGGGCGCATATTCAAAATATCGCCCGACAAGGAATGGAGCCTGGTCGTCGAATACGACGGCGAGCCCAACGGCATGAAATTCCTGGGCCAGAACGAACTGATCATCGCCGACTATAAAAATGGCTTGATGAAACTGGACCTGCGCACCAAGGAAGTCGTGCCCTATCTGCCCCGCCGCAATACCGAGCGATTCAAGGGCGTCAACGACCTGATCTTCGACTCGAAAAAGAATCTGTACTTCACCGACCAGGGCCAATCGGGCATGCACGACCCAAGCGGCCGGGTATATCGGCTTCGCCCCGACGGCCAGCTCGACCTGCTCATCAGTAATATACCCAGCCCCAACGGCATCGCCCTCAGCCCGGACGAGAAAGTCCTGTACATCGCCGTGACCAGGGGAAATTGCATATGGCGTGCGCCGTTGATGGCGGACGGCAGCGTTGCCAAGGTCGGCCAGTTTTTCACGTCGTACGGGCCAAGCGGACCCGATGGATTGGCGGTCGACCAGGACGGCCACCTGATCATCGCCAATCCAGGTCTGGGGTATGTGTGGGTTTTGAACGAACTCGCCGAACCCATTGAAGTCTGGCGCAGCCCGCTGGGGAAATCACTGACCAATATCGCATTCGGCGGGCTCAACCGAAAAACGCTGTATTGCACCGAATCGGTCAGCGGATCGATATTAACCATACCAATGCGGCAACCGGGGTTGAAACTTGCCGTCTGA
- a CDS encoding hydroxyacid dehydrogenase produces the protein MSVAKRAILVTAADLAPEALNLLKDFEVVFTGLAPQEEDILALMKRHDPAGIIVRYGKITARIIQAAPSLKVISKHGSGIDTIDVSAAQAKGIAVCAATGVNAPAVAEHAIALILACAKSIARMNLRMHAGHWDKASHKSVELAGRTLGLIGLGAIGGRVAQIAHAMGMHVISHDPYAKKIPDFVKEAGLDEIWRDSDVISLHCPLTDDNRNLVNQGTLDRCKPGVIIVNTARGGLIDECALLNAVQSGHVFAAGLDSFQQEPPPADHPFRGAENILLSPHIGGVTRDAYVNMGLAAVRNLLGHLNQRTT, from the coding sequence ATGAGCGTGGCAAAACGCGCCATTCTGGTGACCGCCGCCGATCTCGCCCCTGAAGCGCTGAATCTGCTGAAAGATTTCGAGGTAGTCTTTACCGGATTGGCCCCTCAGGAAGAAGATATCCTGGCCCTGATGAAACGGCATGACCCCGCGGGCATCATAGTCCGGTACGGGAAAATCACCGCCAGGATCATTCAAGCCGCACCATCCCTGAAAGTGATTTCCAAGCATGGCAGCGGCATCGACACCATTGACGTATCGGCCGCGCAGGCCAAAGGCATTGCCGTATGCGCCGCCACAGGAGTCAATGCACCCGCTGTGGCCGAACACGCCATTGCCCTGATACTGGCCTGCGCAAAATCCATCGCCAGAATGAATCTGCGGATGCATGCCGGACACTGGGACAAAGCCAGCCACAAAAGCGTGGAACTGGCCGGACGCACCCTGGGTCTGATCGGCTTGGGCGCCATCGGCGGCCGCGTGGCGCAAATTGCCCATGCCATGGGCATGCACGTCATCAGCCACGATCCTTACGCAAAAAAAATTCCTGATTTTGTAAAAGAAGCCGGCCTGGATGAAATCTGGCGCGACTCCGATGTCATTTCCCTGCATTGCCCCTTGACCGACGACAACAGGAACCTGGTGAACCAGGGCACGCTGGATCGGTGCAAACCCGGCGTCATTATCGTCAACACCGCTCGCGGCGGGCTGATCGATGAATGCGCGCTCCTGAACGCGGTACAAAGCGGCCATGTCTTCGCCGCGGGTCTGGACAGCTTTCAGCAGGAACCTCCTCCGGCCGACCACCCTTTCCGAGGTGCGGAAAATATCCTGTTGAGCCCGCATATCGGCGGAGTCACCCGGGACGCCTACGTGAATATGGGGCTGGCCGCCGTACGCAACCTGCTCGGCCATCTGAACCAGCGCACGACGTAG
- a CDS encoding RraA family protein, protein MKTLPYIRKDIERVAPDLVKKASQFQAAILADVGGRRGTLGGAIKPLHPSMKVAGPAFTVEVRPGDNLMFHAALAMAQPGDVIVVEGKGDLSAALCGTIMVTQAQASGLAGFVVDAATRDSEEIVAGSFPVFSAGTNPNGPTKALGGRVNWPVTLAGTTVNPGDLIVGDADGVVVVPRENVEEILVLAQKKVDAEARRIAAIKSGDLGAPWLQQTLVQAGVIKEGEAL, encoded by the coding sequence ATGAAAACGCTACCCTACATCCGCAAAGACATCGAACGCGTCGCCCCTGATCTCGTCAAGAAAGCCAGCCAATTTCAGGCCGCCATCCTGGCCGATGTAGGGGGGCGCCGCGGCACACTGGGGGGGGCAATAAAACCTTTGCATCCTTCCATGAAAGTGGCCGGACCCGCATTCACCGTCGAAGTCCGGCCCGGCGACAACTTGATGTTTCATGCGGCCCTGGCAATGGCCCAGCCTGGCGATGTCATCGTCGTAGAGGGGAAAGGCGATCTTTCGGCCGCCTTGTGCGGCACGATCATGGTTACCCAGGCACAGGCCTCTGGCCTGGCCGGCTTCGTAGTGGACGCGGCCACCCGGGACTCGGAAGAAATCGTTGCGGGCAGCTTCCCGGTATTTTCCGCTGGCACCAATCCCAATGGGCCGACCAAAGCCCTGGGCGGGCGTGTGAACTGGCCCGTGACGCTGGCCGGAACGACAGTCAACCCTGGCGACCTGATTGTCGGCGATGCCGATGGTGTGGTCGTCGTTCCCCGTGAAAACGTGGAAGAGATCCTGGTCCTGGCCCAGAAAAAAGTCGATGCCGAAGCCAGGCGGATTGCCGCCATAAAGAGCGGCGACCTGGGCGCGCCGTGGTTGCAGCAGACCCTGGTGCAGGCCGGCGTGATAAAGGAAGGCGAAGCACTATGA
- a CDS encoding IclR family transcriptional regulator, whose protein sequence is MKSSVFNKTQPALKSTPDDKPDATGVIAVTRAISLLESFGVQDEYLSLAELSRRSGLHKTTVLRIARTLATHQYLVYRDDGAWRLGPAAGWLGARYQASFDVTASVEPVLQELSKLSGESSTFFVREGNTRTCLYRVEGPQAIRFHIRVGQVLPLEKGSPGKVILAFTGTPGHEFDGIRRKGYYISIGERDADVASVSAPVYGVNWQLLGAISISGPTSRLTKKKLEAFVETLVSKANQLSITLGGKRGANLSGLKESRWHP, encoded by the coding sequence ATGAAATCAAGTGTGTTCAACAAAACGCAGCCTGCCTTGAAATCCACGCCTGACGACAAGCCGGATGCAACAGGTGTCATTGCCGTCACCAGGGCCATCAGCCTGCTCGAGTCATTCGGCGTTCAAGACGAATACCTGTCGCTGGCCGAACTGAGCCGGCGCAGCGGATTACACAAAACCACCGTGCTGCGCATAGCGCGAACACTGGCCACCCACCAGTATCTGGTCTACAGGGACGATGGCGCATGGCGCCTGGGGCCCGCGGCGGGTTGGCTGGGCGCCCGATACCAGGCCTCTTTCGATGTCACGGCATCGGTCGAACCCGTGCTGCAGGAACTGTCGAAGCTATCCGGCGAGAGCTCGACTTTCTTTGTGCGCGAAGGCAATACCCGAACCTGTTTGTATCGGGTGGAAGGGCCGCAAGCAATCCGTTTCCATATTCGGGTAGGGCAAGTCCTGCCCCTGGAGAAAGGCTCGCCTGGCAAAGTGATTCTTGCCTTTACCGGCACCCCGGGGCACGAATTCGACGGCATCAGACGCAAGGGCTACTACATTTCCATAGGAGAACGGGATGCCGATGTAGCCAGCGTTTCAGCTCCCGTATATGGGGTGAACTGGCAACTGCTCGGCGCCATCAGCATCTCCGGCCCCACCAGCCGACTGACAAAAAAGAAGCTCGAAGCGTTTGTGGAAACGCTTGTCAGCAAAGCCAATCAATTGTCCATCACGCTAGGGGGAAAACGAGGAGCCAACCTGTCAGGGCTGAAGGAAAGCCGCTGGCATCCTTGA
- a CDS encoding tripartite tricarboxylate transporter substrate binding protein, giving the protein MKLLAKLSYGLAIALISSTAATAATQSYPDHAIKLIVPFPPGGGTDLIARDLAKTLSQQNKWNIVVENRAGAGGDIGIAAAAKANPDGYTWVLGQTSNLAINPTLHSNLPYDPFKSFIPISLVADSALVMVAPGNAKYSTVPEFVKAVNEGAPDSMNFGLPGIGTVAQLTTVLFERTTQIKITNVPYKGASDGLPALMGNQIQAYMSSIPTLLGSIKAGQIKALGVTSKSRVSVLPDVPTIDESGYKGFNATTWFGILVPANTPKDITVILNTAINKAVNDPDFVKRMGAQGATTLGGTSEDFTNRLRADYDMWADVIKKAHITLAH; this is encoded by the coding sequence ATGAAACTGCTGGCTAAATTATCGTACGGCTTGGCCATCGCCTTGATTTCATCCACGGCCGCAACCGCGGCCACTCAAAGCTACCCCGATCACGCCATCAAGCTGATCGTTCCGTTTCCTCCCGGAGGCGGTACTGACTTGATCGCCCGCGACCTGGCCAAGACGCTCTCACAGCAGAACAAGTGGAACATCGTCGTGGAAAATCGAGCAGGCGCCGGCGGCGATATCGGCATTGCCGCCGCGGCCAAGGCAAACCCGGATGGTTACACATGGGTGCTTGGGCAAACCAGCAACCTGGCCATCAATCCCACCTTGCACTCGAACCTTCCCTACGACCCCTTCAAGAGCTTCATCCCGATCAGCCTGGTGGCGGATTCCGCCCTCGTCATGGTGGCTCCCGGCAATGCCAAGTACAGCACCGTGCCCGAATTCGTCAAAGCCGTGAACGAAGGCGCGCCCGACAGCATGAATTTCGGGCTTCCGGGCATAGGTACGGTTGCGCAGCTGACCACCGTCCTGTTCGAACGCACCACCCAGATCAAGATCACCAACGTGCCCTATAAAGGCGCATCGGACGGATTGCCGGCACTGATGGGCAACCAGATCCAGGCCTACATGTCCTCAATCCCCACCCTGCTGGGCTCGATAAAAGCCGGGCAGATCAAGGCCCTGGGCGTGACATCGAAAAGCCGGGTCAGCGTGCTCCCCGATGTACCGACAATCGATGAGTCCGGCTACAAAGGCTTCAACGCCACGACCTGGTTCGGCATTCTCGTTCCCGCCAACACCCCGAAAGACATCACCGTCATCTTGAACACCGCCATAAACAAAGCGGTCAATGATCCCGACTTCGTCAAGCGCATGGGCGCGCAAGGCGCAACGACCCTGGGCGGAACCTCGGAAGATTTTACAAACAGGCTGCGTGCCGATTACGACATGTGGGCCGACGTCATCAAGAAAGCACATATCACCCTTGCACATTAA
- a CDS encoding tripartite tricarboxylate transporter substrate binding protein translates to MFVKKLLIGTLLSAAMLPSLASAAYPDRAISIVVPYAPGGTADALARVIALNLGKKLNQSIVVENKSGASGMIGEAYVARAKGDGYTVLYDATPLSINPFLHKLSFNPETDLVPLTLVSVTPNILVVPKSSKFNTVADVVKAAKAEPGRLTFTSGGTGTVQYMAGELFNQGFGLKMLHVPFKSGGPAIMATVAGQVNMMFTNIASSLAMVKSGQLKALTITSPKRNPLLPNVPTVAESGLDGYKVYEWNGMFVPKGTPKEIVDILQKNIKEVLKEPDVKAKFDSLGADIIASTPDDFKQYMNSESEKWGKVVKNAGIVAQ, encoded by the coding sequence ATGTTTGTGAAGAAGTTATTAATCGGTACCCTTCTTTCCGCAGCAATGCTGCCCTCGCTGGCATCCGCCGCATACCCGGACAGGGCCATCAGCATCGTCGTGCCCTACGCACCGGGCGGGACGGCGGATGCCTTGGCGCGAGTCATCGCACTGAACCTCGGCAAGAAACTGAACCAAAGCATTGTGGTCGAAAACAAGTCGGGGGCCAGCGGCATGATAGGCGAAGCCTACGTGGCCCGCGCCAAAGGCGATGGCTACACCGTGCTTTACGACGCGACGCCTCTGTCGATCAATCCTTTTCTGCACAAGCTGAGCTTCAATCCGGAAACGGATCTGGTGCCTCTGACCCTGGTATCGGTCACCCCCAATATCCTGGTGGTTCCAAAGAGCTCCAAGTTCAATACCGTTGCCGATGTCGTCAAGGCCGCCAAAGCCGAACCGGGCCGGCTGACCTTTACCTCGGGCGGCACGGGCACGGTGCAATACATGGCCGGAGAGCTTTTCAATCAGGGCTTTGGCCTCAAGATGCTGCATGTTCCGTTCAAAAGCGGCGGACCGGCAATCATGGCCACCGTCGCCGGACAGGTAAACATGATGTTCACCAATATCGCATCCTCTCTTGCAATGGTAAAAAGCGGGCAACTGAAAGCATTGACCATCACATCGCCCAAGCGCAACCCATTGCTGCCCAATGTGCCTACCGTGGCCGAATCCGGCCTCGATGGCTATAAAGTCTATGAATGGAATGGCATGTTCGTACCCAAGGGGACCCCCAAGGAAATCGTCGACATACTTCAAAAAAATATCAAAGAAGTGCTCAAAGAGCCCGACGTCAAGGCGAAATTCGACTCGCTGGGCGCGGACATCATCGCCTCAACCCCTGATGATTTCAAACAGTATATGAATTCGGAATCCGAAAAATGGGGCAAAGTGGTGAAGAACGCGGGTATCGTAGCGCAATGA
- a CDS encoding amidohydrolase codes for MQKKPNTPTSPHAQIRTDWLDKRREDILWPDLPIVDPHHHLWDRPGAKYLFDELREDITSGHNIVGTLFVQCRSMYKQAGDDHYKPVGEVEFANGIAARFASGLYGKQRGCAGIIGCADLTLGHGIQPVLERLIAAGGTRLKGIRNSTAWHEHEAVRSNPILPPKNLLIDPRFSEGVGCLGKYGLTLDVWAYHTQLPLLHDLAKNHPNIPIVINHLGGPLGVGPYTDCKKEVFQAWQNDMRRLASLPNTSVKLGGFGLMVMGHHYYKLATPPSSDLLAAEWRPYVETLIDMFGTKRCMYESNFPVDKGMFSYHVLWNAFKKLSLACSQDEVSDLFHETAIRIYDLDLS; via the coding sequence ATGCAAAAAAAACCAAACACCCCAACTTCGCCGCATGCGCAGATCAGAACCGACTGGCTCGATAAACGCCGCGAAGACATACTCTGGCCGGATCTTCCCATCGTCGACCCGCATCATCATCTTTGGGACAGGCCGGGAGCCAAATACCTGTTTGACGAACTGCGCGAAGACATCACTTCCGGACACAATATTGTCGGCACTCTATTTGTCCAGTGCCGCAGCATGTACAAGCAAGCCGGGGACGACCATTACAAGCCGGTGGGCGAAGTCGAATTCGCCAATGGCATAGCCGCCCGGTTTGCAAGTGGGCTCTATGGAAAACAGCGGGGATGCGCCGGCATCATAGGCTGTGCCGACCTGACGTTGGGCCATGGCATACAACCGGTCCTCGAGCGCCTGATTGCCGCGGGCGGCACACGGTTGAAGGGTATACGCAACTCCACCGCCTGGCATGAGCACGAAGCCGTGCGCAGCAATCCCATACTGCCGCCTAAAAATCTCCTGATCGATCCCCGCTTTTCAGAAGGGGTGGGCTGCCTTGGAAAATATGGGCTCACACTCGATGTCTGGGCTTATCACACACAACTTCCGCTGCTGCATGACTTAGCAAAAAACCACCCTAATATCCCCATTGTCATCAATCACCTGGGCGGCCCTTTGGGTGTGGGCCCATACACCGATTGCAAAAAGGAAGTCTTCCAGGCGTGGCAAAACGACATGCGCAGGCTCGCCAGCCTGCCCAATACGTCCGTCAAGCTGGGCGGCTTCGGCCTGATGGTCATGGGACACCACTATTACAAACTGGCTACTCCCCCGTCATCCGATCTGCTTGCCGCCGAGTGGCGCCCCTATGTCGAAACACTGATAGACATGTTCGGCACAAAACGATGCATGTACGAAAGCAACTTCCCTGTCGATAAAGGAATGTTCTCGTACCACGTGCTATGGAATGCATTCAAGAAATTGAGCCTGGCGTGCTCACAGGATGAAGTTTCCGACTTGTTCCATGAAACCGCCATACGCATTTATGATCTGGACCTGTCCTGA